The window GAAGAGGCCGTTCGCCGGTTGACTTCGTTTCCCGCGTCGAACCTGAAGCTCGATCGGCGCGGCGCGCTCAAGCCCGGCTATTTCGCCGACGTTATTGTGTTTAACCCGGGGAAAATTCAGGACCACGCCACTTACGAGATGCCGCATCGTTACTCAACGGGCATGGTGCATGTCTTCGTGAACGGTGTGCAGGTCCTCAAGAACGGCAGGCATACCGGAGCGAAACCGGGCCGGGTGGTACGGGGGCCGGGGTGGAAAAAGCAGTGACCAGAACCGGCTTGAGATTGGGCCGGCAAGCGAGCATCTTCGCTGGGCTGCGCGAGTGGTGGAATGGCAGACACGCCAGACTTAGGATCTGGTGCCGAAAGGCGTGGAGGTTCAAGTCCTCTCGTGCGCACCAATTTTTAGAAACTCTTCTGAAGAGCTGCAATGATTCCGTGTGGTTTCCGCAATTTCAAATTCCGAAACTCGTAAACGCGAATCCGCGCACTTTTTGGCGCGCAAGGCTGGCCTGACTGCGGGAAATCCAATTGCGCTTTTGATCACACTGTTGTGGCCGGTGCGCGTTTGTAACGCAGGAAGTTTGAGGCGGCTTTTGCAGCGGTGCAATCGCCGGCCGCATCAACATACAAACCTTCCACCCGCGATGCGCCGGCTTCATCTTGAA of the Candidatus Angelobacter sp. genome contains:
- a CDS encoding DUF6253 family protein, translating into IKPRHVMNERIVQIIPADGWFAVFKMDDEAELTLPLNCWALFQDEAGASRVEGLYVDAAGDCTAAKAASNFLRYKRAPATTV